Within the Streptobacillus ratti genome, the region TCCAACATTAAAGTGTTCATTTATATCTTTTATTTGTTCTTGAGATAATTCCTTTTTAGGAACTAATCCTTTGAAATCATCAGTTAATTTAACAAGTAATCCACTTTCTAATATGTCAGTAATTT harbors:
- a CDS encoding S1 RNA-binding domain-containing protein — protein: ITDILESGLLVKLTDDFKGLVPKKELSQEQIKDINEHFNVGDKIKVVVFDKNNNKNSILLSIKKIEELEE